The Benincasa hispida cultivar B227 chromosome 11, ASM972705v1, whole genome shotgun sequence genome has a segment encoding these proteins:
- the LOC120090151 gene encoding F-box protein At4g35930, giving the protein MGKVFTSDREPKKLKRRRRSKGSGGKYLKPGALAQLRCSKGSVAKSCTDLGRKRVAVLDAGKTKRNVVLEDKVSDRSPLMLSPVKLVMHISHISTPRTPRVEDCESESRLESLPMDLLVKILCHLHHDQLRAVFHVSQRIRKAVLLARQFHFNYTTPDRSRQEMLRTTTPRPTEHWPFVNKGEGKGLLLPSPHTPKAPRHGPRPPSRLKVSEMRQVAAVLFQESAFPPRCMVPSVLSKPLCKSLASNRVLFYEDELCQAVAQNKLR; this is encoded by the exons ATGGGGAAGGTTTTTACGAGTGATAGGGAGCCGAAGAAATTGAAGCGGAGAAGACGGTCGAAGGGGTCTGGTGGGAAGTATTTGAAGCCGGGTGCTTTGGCGCAGCTGCGGTGCAGCAAGGGCTCGGTCGCTAAATCTTGTACTGATCTTGGAAGGAAAAGGGTGGCTGTGTTGGATGCTGGGAAAACTAAGAGGAATGTGGTGCTTGAGGATAAGGTTTCTGATAGAAGTCCTTTGATGTTGTCACCCGTGAAATTGGTGATGCATATAAGCCATATTAGTACTCCAAGAACTCCTCGGGTTGAAGACTGTGAATCAGAGTCACGGCTGGAATCTCTACCTATGGATCTAttg GTGAAAATACTTTGCCATTTACACCACGACCAACTGAGGGCTGTATTCCATGTCTCTCAACGGATCAGAAAGGCT GTTTTGCTGGCTAGGCAATTCCACTTCAATTACACAACTCCAGATCGGTCCAGGCAGGAGATGTTGAGAACAACCACCCCTCGACCTACTGAACACTGGCCCTTTGTTAA TAAGGGAGAGGGCAAAGGGTTGTTATTGCCAAGCCCTCACACTCCAAAAGCACCAAGACATGGTCCTCGTCCCCCATCTCGTCTCAAAGTTTCAGAGATGAGGCAGGTTGCTGCTGTTCTCTTTCAAGAATCAGCTTTTCCTCCAAGATGCATGGTTCCATCTGTTCTATCAAAACCTCTCTGCAAATCCTTGGCCTCAAACCGGGTGTTGTTTTACGAGGATGAGTTGTGCCAAGCAGTTGCTCAAAATAAACTTCGTTGA